In Micromonospora purpureochromogenes, a single window of DNA contains:
- a CDS encoding ISAs1 family transposase yields the protein MEDGAGGLLTALADLPDPRARRGVRHRLVTVVAAAVCAVVAGYRSYTAIGEWVADLPADTAVLLGIDASRRPSEAMIRRLLQALDPEVLAVVIGTWLAGCTPAAPAGSSRAIAVDGKTIRGSRTGDTTARHVLAAADQASGVVLASTDVNGKTNEITRFAPLLDQIPDLHGVVVTADALHCQREHVAYLAERGAHWILTVKGNQPSLHHQLAALPWRAVPDADRDTCRGHGRREIRTLKILSVSTGIDFPHAAQALQIRRRRRRLDQPKRFTTETVYAITDLLVHQARPAQLASWIRGHWSIENRVHWVRDVTYDEDRSQIRTGTGPQVMAALRNAAIGALRQAGVTNIAAGNRHHARDSNRPLALLGIT from the coding sequence GTGGAGGATGGTGCGGGTGGGCTGCTCACGGCGTTGGCGGATCTGCCCGATCCTCGCGCCCGCCGTGGAGTACGGCACCGTCTGGTGACCGTGGTCGCCGCGGCGGTCTGCGCGGTCGTGGCCGGTTACCGCTCCTACACGGCGATCGGGGAGTGGGTCGCTGACCTGCCCGCCGATACCGCCGTCCTGCTCGGGATCGACGCAAGCCGCCGGCCGTCCGAGGCCATGATCCGCCGACTGCTGCAGGCCCTGGACCCCGAGGTGCTCGCCGTCGTGATCGGGACCTGGCTGGCCGGATGCACTCCCGCAGCGCCGGCAGGGTCGAGCAGGGCGATCGCCGTGGATGGCAAGACGATCCGCGGTTCCCGCACCGGCGACACGACCGCCCGGCACGTCCTCGCCGCCGCCGACCAGGCCAGTGGTGTCGTGCTGGCCAGCACCGACGTCAACGGTAAGACCAACGAAATCACCCGCTTCGCACCCCTGCTCGACCAGATCCCAGACCTGCACGGCGTGGTCGTGACCGCCGACGCGTTGCATTGCCAACGTGAGCACGTCGCCTACCTCGCCGAGCGCGGCGCCCACTGGATCCTCACGGTGAAGGGCAACCAGCCCAGCCTGCACCACCAGTTGGCCGCTCTGCCCTGGCGGGCCGTGCCTGACGCCGACCGTGACACCTGCCGCGGCCATGGCCGCCGGGAGATCCGCACCCTGAAGATCCTGTCCGTCTCCACCGGGATCGATTTTCCCCACGCCGCCCAGGCGTTGCAGATCCGACGGCGTCGACGCCGGCTCGACCAGCCGAAACGCTTCACCACCGAGACCGTCTACGCGATCACCGACCTGCTCGTTCACCAGGCCAGGCCGGCGCAGCTCGCCTCGTGGATCCGCGGTCACTGGTCGATCGAGAACAGAGTCCACTGGGTCCGCGACGTGACCTACGACGAAGACCGATCCCAGATCCGTACCGGCACCGGACCCCAGGTCATGGCAGCCCTACGCAACGCCGCCATCGGCGCCCTACGCCAGGCCGGCGTCACCAACATCGCCGCCGGCAACCGCCACCACGCCCGCGACAGCAACCGACCACTGGCCCTACTCGGCATCACCTGA
- a CDS encoding winged helix-turn-helix domain-containing protein has translation MPIPPTMNELINDLLRRIEVGEFPPASQIPSTQQLADHYDVSVSTIHRAVAALREQGVLVGRPGRQGPGKVVR, from the coding sequence GTGCCGATTCCGCCGACCATGAACGAGTTGATCAACGATCTGCTGAGGCGGATCGAGGTGGGTGAGTTCCCGCCAGCGTCGCAGATACCGTCCACGCAACAGCTGGCTGACCACTATGACGTGTCGGTCTCGACGATCCACCGGGCGGTAGCGGCGTTGCGCGAGCAGGGCGTGCTGGTCGGCCGGCCAGGTCGCCAGGGCCCCGGCAAAGTCGTCAGGTGA
- a CDS encoding DivIVA domain-containing protein has protein sequence MAAANQKHPLRPWQIRERCFNVRRRGLDPVEIRTFLHRVADELTVAQTALVAVQEENVRIKNALRAWQSAQSANHRYR, from the coding sequence ATGGCAGCAGCCAACCAGAAACACCCCCTCCGGCCCTGGCAGATCCGCGAGCGGTGCTTCAACGTGCGCCGGCGCGGCCTCGACCCCGTCGAGATCCGCACCTTCCTGCACCGCGTGGCCGACGAACTCACCGTCGCGCAGACCGCCCTGGTCGCGGTGCAGGAGGAGAACGTACGGATCAAGAACGCGCTGCGCGCATGGCAGAGCGCCCAGTCGGCGAACCACCGCTACCGATGA
- a CDS encoding zinc metalloprotease: MARVAEGATAQEPELYSKNEANAYGVIKDSPRLANGSVTVPTVFHMVSDHPLSAAETTRFNTLIANQMKVLNDSFAGSTAANAADTPFRFDLVNTTWTVNSDWYTVVPGKNERDMKQALYTGDARTLNVYAANIGGGLLGWAYFPKGYNNGRDFIDGVVMLDESMPGGTAGKYALGDTLTHEVGHWLMLEHTFAHGCSASGDYVADTPREAHPQFNCPVGADTCTAPGVDPIHNFMDYSQDSCMDMFTAGQADRMSDAWVAFRAGGTK, from the coding sequence GTGGCCCGGGTAGCCGAGGGCGCCACTGCCCAGGAGCCGGAGCTGTACTCGAAGAACGAGGCGAACGCCTACGGCGTGATCAAGGATTCGCCGCGCCTGGCCAACGGCAGCGTCACCGTGCCGACGGTCTTCCACATGGTCTCCGACCACCCGCTCAGCGCGGCCGAGACGACCAGGTTCAACACCCTGATCGCCAACCAGATGAAGGTGCTCAACGACTCGTTCGCCGGCAGCACCGCCGCGAACGCCGCCGACACGCCGTTCCGGTTCGACCTCGTCAACACGACGTGGACGGTGAACAGCGACTGGTACACGGTCGTGCCGGGCAAGAACGAGCGGGACATGAAGCAGGCGTTGTACACCGGCGACGCCCGCACCCTGAACGTGTACGCGGCCAACATCGGCGGCGGGCTGCTCGGCTGGGCGTACTTCCCGAAGGGTTACAACAACGGCCGCGACTTCATCGACGGCGTGGTGATGCTCGACGAGTCGATGCCGGGCGGCACCGCCGGCAAGTACGCCCTGGGTGACACCCTGACGCACGAGGTCGGGCACTGGCTGATGCTGGAGCACACCTTCGCGCACGGGTGCTCTGCTTCCGGCGACTACGTCGCGGACACCCCGCGTGAGGCGCACCCGCAGTTCAACTGCCCGGTGGGCGCGGACACCTGCACCGCACCCGGGGTGGACCCGATCCACAACTTCATGGACTACTCGCAGGACTCCTGCATGGACATGTTCACCGCTGGACAGGCGGACCGGATGAGCGACGCCTGGGTGGCGTTCCGGGCCGGCGGCACCAAGTAA
- a CDS encoding TIGR03089 family protein — translation MDTVQDPVVWGRAAADGGGPPLLTYLDGATGERTALTAHQLGGWAARCAGLLRDGCGLGPGSRVAVLLPPHWRTAAVLLGAWSVGLAVSFRPRATAGLPVLEPGGDRPYDAVFVTPGRLDDWLEDVPDGTHRYLVGTGPGSLTDVPVGWLDWSAEVLRHPATPPDHRAIHPADPATPDGTSYGEWGALAHEVAAQLGLRAGDRLLVDAGEHEQPLKWLLAPLSVGASVLIHRTVDADRLATERATHVL, via the coding sequence ATGGACACCGTCCAGGACCCGGTCGTGTGGGGGCGGGCTGCGGCGGACGGCGGCGGCCCGCCGCTGCTGACGTACCTGGACGGGGCGACCGGCGAACGGACCGCGCTGACCGCGCACCAGCTCGGCGGCTGGGCGGCGCGCTGCGCCGGGCTGCTGCGCGACGGCTGCGGGCTGGGCCCGGGCAGCCGGGTGGCGGTGCTGCTGCCGCCGCACTGGCGTACCGCCGCGGTGCTGCTCGGGGCCTGGTCGGTCGGGCTGGCGGTGTCGTTCCGGCCGCGGGCCACCGCAGGGCTGCCGGTGCTCGAGCCGGGCGGCGACCGCCCGTACGACGCGGTGTTCGTGACCCCGGGGCGGCTGGACGACTGGCTGGAGGACGTGCCCGACGGGACGCACCGCTACCTGGTCGGCACCGGGCCGGGGTCGCTGACCGACGTGCCGGTGGGCTGGCTGGACTGGTCGGCCGAGGTGCTCCGGCACCCGGCCACCCCGCCCGACCACCGCGCCATCCATCCCGCCGACCCGGCCACCCCGGACGGCACCAGCTATGGCGAGTGGGGCGCGCTGGCGCACGAGGTCGCCGCCCAGCTCGGCCTGCGGGCGGGCGACCGCCTCCTGGTCGACGCGGGCGAGCACGAGCAACCGCTGAAGTGGCTGCTCGCCCCGCTGTCGGTCGGCGCGTCCGTGCTCATTCACCGCACCGTGGACGCCGACCGGCTCGCCACCGAAAGGGCCACCCACGTCCTCTGA